TGATTGTTCTGACATCAAAGCCGGAAAAAGAGACCATCTGGTTTCGCACGATGTTTCTATTTTTAATCATGGGACAGCTTACCTATCAGGGACGTATGACCTATGAGCCGGTTGGAAAAGACTATGTCTCTGAATTTGCAGGAAAAGGAGAAGCACTTGAACTTCTTAGCACGCAGACGGCGGGAAGCCTCGTACAAAAAATGAACCCGGAAAACAATTACCGCTACGAGTCTTCCAGGGAGGCAGAATTAAAGAATACAGCAATGCAGCTTGGAATCAATGGTGTTTCCTATTATTTTAGCCTTGCAAATCCTTATATCAACCAATTCCAGCGTGAGATGTATATCAATCAGACCAGAGATTTCTGTTACAGTGGATTTGATGGAAGAACGATTTTAGATGAGCTTGCGGGCGTCCGTTATTATGTGGTAAAAGAGAGCGAGAGTGCACTCTGCCCTTACCAATATGACGAGCTTGTCGATACGGATACCTTAGGTACCAACGATGAGAACGAGGAGCAGTATATCGCATTTGAAAATAAGAATGCGCTTTCGATTGGCTTTTCTTCCAACCGCTATATTTTGCGCAGTGATTATGACAAAATGACAGTGACACAGAAACAGCAGGCACTTTTGCAGGGAATCGTGCTTGAGGATGAGGCGGCAGCAGGTCTTTCTCTAAAAAAGGCAGACGTCACATTTACGGATGAAGATATGCCGTATACGGTTGCGAAGGAAGAAGGATTGACGGTAAAAGGAAATACCATCGAAGTGACAGATAATAATGCGGTACTCACATTAAAATTCAAAGGGACTGCAGAGAGTGAAGTCTATCTGATTTTAGAGGGACTTGATTACGAAAACGAGGACAATAATACTAGCAGAGTCCACATATTTAGTTATTGTGGCGGTGTGAAAAAAGAAATTGCGTTCTTAAGCAAGAAAAATAAGTTTTACAGTGGTGTCGATAATATTTTATCCAATATGGGATATCATGAAGAGGGAGTAAAGAAACTTAAGATTCGCTTCAAAGAGCCAGGAACCTATTCTTTTGACAGTATGAAGATTGTCTGCCAGCCGGTATCAAATTTAAAGGAACAGGAAGCAGCGCTTCGTGCAGACGAAATCCAAAATCTTACATTTGCAGACAATGAGGTGAGCGGAACCATCACAACGAGTGAGGCAAAGCTGTTTTGCATGTCACTTCCATATAGTGACGGATTTACTGCATATGTGGATGGTAAAAAGACGGATATCCTTCGTGCGGACAGTATGTATATGGCTGTCTATCTCCCGGCGGGGACACATCAGATAAGTTTTGTATACTGTACACCGTATTTGAAAGAGGGAATTTTGATGACATGCATTGGAATTCTACTGTTACTAGGACTCATTGTGTGGGAGCGGAGAAGAGGGCATGGGGAATCGTGAGAAAAATGGCGTAGGAGTGGAACATAAAATGTCAAAAAAAAATTATATTCAGATGGATTATGCAAAATTTTTTGCCGCAATTCTTGTGGTGGCAATCCATATTCCACCTTTGCAGGATGTGAACGAAACGGCATCGCTTGTGCTGCAACAGGTAATCTGTCGTCTGGCAGTGCCATTCTTTTTCCTGTGCAGCGGATTTTTCCTTGGGAAAAAGTTAGAACGGAAGGCTGATACAATGCGTTATGCAAAACGGATTGCGACGATGTATCTGCTTTGGAGTGCGCTCTATCTTCCGGCAATTCTTGAACGTTTTTGGAAACAGGATAAAACATTAGGGGAGAACTTAGGCGAGCTGTTGCGCAGATTTTTCCTGATTGGCTCCTACATCCAGCTTTGGTATCTTCTGGGGACGTTGTATGGAGTTCTGGTGCTTTATCTTTTGTTGCAGGTAAAAGGGATGACGAAGAAGCGTCTCGCGGTGCTTGCACTTGTGGTGTACCTTCTTGGCGTTGCAGGGAATTCCTATCGCCATCTGTGGGATGGCATGCCTGGCATCGTGGCAGTATTGGACAGGTACCGGGACTGGTTTGCAACTACAAGAAATGGATTTTTCTTTGCATTTCCATTTCTTACGATGGGCTATCTGTTTTCCGGGAAGCAGGATAAGGTAAAAAATACGGTCAAGTGGACAGGTGCATCGCTTTTTTCTTTGCTGGCGCTCTTTTTGGAATTTTTTGCATTGGAACGTTGGGGAAACATCGCCTCTTTTGATATGTATCTGATGACACCGGTTGCCGTCGGATGCCTGTTTTGCCTGTTACTAACGGTCCAAGTCTCGGAAAAAAGACAGGCAGCGGGGCAGATGTTAAGAGGAATTTCTACCTATATCTTCTTACTTCATATGATGGTCAACTTTTATTTTAAGAAGATTCCATTTTTGAAAAAAGGCTGGATGTCTCATAGTTTCAGCCATTTTTTACTGGTTTTACTGGCAAGTATTCTAATTGCAATGGTGCTGCAAAAGAGAAAAATGAAAAAATTTTAAAAAATTAGCACTCACCTCTTTACAGTGCTAACAAAACGTGCTATATTGCATTTAGAAACAAAGAAAACAACATCCCAAAGAACGCAGAAACATTTTTACGAAAGGTAAGGATGTGTGATTCTTTGGGATATTTTTAGATAGTGTGAAAAGGAGGGATACAGTATGAATATTCAGAAATTCACGCAAAAATCAGTAGAAGCAATCAACGATTGTGAAAAATTAGCTTATGAATATGGCAATCAGGAAATCGAACAGGAACATCTGCTTGTTGCATTGCTTGAGCAGGAAGATGGACTGATTTTAAAACTGATTGAGAAAATGGAAATTTTGAAAGAGCATTTTGTGGATAACGCAAAGCGTCATCTCGAAGCCCGTGTAAAAGTCTCCGGTGGTCAGGTTTATGTGGGACAGGATTTGAACAAGGTCCTGATTCACGCAGAGGACGAAGCAAAGCAGATGGGAGATGAGTATGTCTCGGTAGAGCATCTGTTCCTATCCTTGTTAAAATACCCGAACAAGGCGATGAAAGAGATTTTCAAGGAATATGGCATCACAAGAGAGCGTTTCTTGCAGGCACTTTCTACCGTGCGGGGCAATCAGCGTGTGACATCG
This genomic window from Roseburia sp. 831b contains:
- a CDS encoding YfhO family protein produces the protein MQQTRLNFWERGLAKKVTKRRFQFFLAYTICYLILAYAIFYVFLTEQKSFVWVPDGLQQHFNALLYYRRWLREIVHTLFVEHQFSVKLWDIHIGMGSDVLTTLHYYVIGDPLNLLSVFVTDESYMELFYDGMILLRIYLAGLAFAAYCRFHGQRPYPTLLGSIVYAFCYWVIIAIRHPYFLNPMIYLPLILIGVDKIYQKKKPWLYIAMLAIATISSFYFAYMICIFIVIYVTLRYFMQYHHFVIKKDVFGWVGKFLLYSVIALLIASVILLPVVMMTLSTGRANTSTYLPVLYPISYYKQLFVGFLIGGSSYWSELGYTGLQIITVVVLLMNRNRFKGLKAGVLFMTLLLLVPFAGHMLNGGSYVINRFMWAYSMLIAFVAVKMYPAIVDIRRKKKAVLLLVCLAYCYVCYRIYQTTEKTYILFALIMLLMMLTMIVLTSKPEKETIWFRTMFLFLIMGQLTYQGRMTYEPVGKDYVSEFAGKGEALELLSTQTAGSLVQKMNPENNYRYESSREAELKNTAMQLGINGVSYYFSLANPYINQFQREMYINQTRDFCYSGFDGRTILDELAGVRYYVVKESESALCPYQYDELVDTDTLGTNDENEEQYIAFENKNALSIGFSSNRYILRSDYDKMTVTQKQQALLQGIVLEDEAAAGLSLKKADVTFTDEDMPYTVAKEEGLTVKGNTIEVTDNNAVLTLKFKGTAESEVYLILEGLDYENEDNNTSRVHIFSYCGGVKKEIAFLSKKNKFYSGVDNILSNMGYHEEGVKKLKIRFKEPGTYSFDSMKIVCQPVSNLKEQEAALRADEIQNLTFADNEVSGTITTSEAKLFCMSLPYSDGFTAYVDGKKTDILRADSMYMAVYLPAGTHQISFVYCTPYLKEGILMTCIGILLLLGLIVWERRRGHGES
- a CDS encoding acyltransferase family protein, with product MSKKNYIQMDYAKFFAAILVVAIHIPPLQDVNETASLVLQQVICRLAVPFFFLCSGFFLGKKLERKADTMRYAKRIATMYLLWSALYLPAILERFWKQDKTLGENLGELLRRFFLIGSYIQLWYLLGTLYGVLVLYLLLQVKGMTKKRLAVLALVVYLLGVAGNSYRHLWDGMPGIVAVLDRYRDWFATTRNGFFFAFPFLTMGYLFSGKQDKVKNTVKWTGASLFSLLALFLEFFALERWGNIASFDMYLMTPVAVGCLFCLLLTVQVSEKRQAAGQMLRGISTYIFLLHMMVNFYFKKIPFLKKGWMSHSFSHFLLVLLASILIAMVLQKRKMKKF